From one Plantibacter flavus genomic stretch:
- the lnt gene encoding apolipoprotein N-acyltransferase, whose product MRSPHRRSRRLRPIDALVDRRPPLPLWLAAVVAIAAGPVLDAGFPDRGVWPLTFVGIALVLLTLMGRSVGGALLIGFLAGESFYLIHIEWATAYLGPVPWAALSTLEAIFFALGAVLITLAYRWVPRAFPGVGGRVWLTAAVVAALWTARETLVSTWPYGGFPWARMALSQSESPFAPLVAWVGFSGLSFLMVLLVALALQLAATAELPTVSRVGTAVLAVIAVLVVPAWPTATTGSMRVAAIQGNGPAGYFDAAAPGTVMQTQIDETLPVLDADVDVVVWPEGSADLDPQRVPQSAAALDALSRRMDAPFVVGAISQRGDRYYNSSLLWDASDGVRDVYDKKHPVPFGEYVPDRTFWEPFAPDLIGLIQREYTPGTKDNVFDIDGVLAGISICFDIADDRLTRDAVAGGARIVFAQTNNADFGQTDENQQQLAIARLRAIESARSVVNISTVGTSQIIGPDGSTIDSIPAFRPGSMVSEVPLADTVTPSMAFGHQLEMFIGGMGLASLVLAGFAARPRRISNRPRT is encoded by the coding sequence GTGAGGTCCCCGCACCGTCGGAGCCGCCGGCTCCGACCGATCGACGCGCTGGTCGATCGTCGTCCACCGCTCCCGCTCTGGCTCGCGGCCGTCGTAGCCATCGCCGCCGGGCCGGTCCTCGACGCCGGATTCCCGGACCGCGGGGTCTGGCCCCTGACGTTCGTCGGCATCGCCCTCGTCCTCCTCACCCTCATGGGACGCAGCGTCGGCGGTGCGCTCCTAATCGGCTTCCTGGCGGGCGAGTCGTTCTACCTGATCCACATCGAGTGGGCGACCGCCTACCTGGGTCCCGTCCCCTGGGCGGCGCTGTCGACACTCGAGGCCATCTTCTTCGCGCTCGGAGCCGTGCTCATCACCCTGGCGTACCGCTGGGTACCGCGCGCCTTCCCAGGCGTCGGGGGACGGGTCTGGTTGACCGCCGCGGTGGTCGCCGCCCTGTGGACCGCGCGCGAGACGCTCGTGAGCACCTGGCCCTACGGCGGATTCCCGTGGGCGAGGATGGCGCTCAGCCAGTCCGAGAGCCCGTTCGCCCCGCTCGTCGCCTGGGTCGGGTTCTCGGGGCTGTCGTTCCTCATGGTGCTGCTCGTGGCACTCGCCCTGCAGCTCGCCGCGACCGCGGAGCTCCCGACGGTCAGCCGGGTCGGGACCGCGGTCCTGGCGGTCATCGCGGTACTCGTGGTGCCGGCATGGCCGACGGCGACGACCGGGAGCATGCGGGTGGCTGCCATCCAGGGCAACGGCCCCGCCGGCTACTTCGATGCCGCAGCACCCGGCACCGTCATGCAGACCCAGATCGACGAGACGCTGCCGGTGCTCGATGCGGACGTCGACGTCGTGGTCTGGCCCGAGGGCAGCGCAGACCTCGACCCGCAGCGGGTTCCCCAATCGGCTGCAGCCCTCGACGCGTTGAGCCGCCGCATGGACGCACCGTTCGTCGTCGGTGCGATCTCTCAGCGCGGCGATCGCTACTACAACTCGTCGCTCCTCTGGGACGCCTCGGACGGCGTCCGCGACGTCTACGACAAGAAGCACCCGGTCCCGTTCGGCGAATACGTCCCGGACCGGACGTTCTGGGAGCCGTTCGCACCCGACCTCATCGGCCTCATCCAGCGCGAGTACACCCCGGGTACGAAGGACAACGTCTTCGACATCGACGGGGTGCTCGCAGGGATCAGCATCTGCTTCGACATCGCCGACGACCGGCTCACCCGAGACGCGGTGGCGGGTGGCGCGCGCATCGTGTTCGCCCAGACCAACAACGCGGACTTCGGGCAGACGGACGAGAATCAACAGCAGCTGGCCATCGCTCGACTCCGGGCGATCGAGTCGGCACGATCGGTCGTGAACATCTCGACCGTGGGGACCAGTCAGATCATCGGCCCAGACGGATCGACGATCGACAGCATCCCGGCCTTCCGCCCCGGATCGATGGTCTCCGAGGTGCCGCTCGCGGACACGGTCACGCCGTCGATGGCCTTCGGTCACCAGCTCGAAATGTTCATCGGTGGCATGGGACTCGCCTCGCTGGTCCTCGCCGGGTTCGCGGCCAGGCCCAGGCGCATCTCGAACCGTCCCCGGACATGA
- the tatC gene encoding twin-arginine translocase subunit TatC, producing the protein MSLGEHLVELRKRLFYSAIGIIVGMVAGFIASEWIIEAMSAPILVIADDRGQAFLNFTNVTSAFDLRMKIALTAGVVLSSPVWLYQIWAFLVPGLTRKELKYAIGFFATAVPLFLAGCYAGWFVLPHIVELMLGFTPTAAANFLDATTYYDFVLKLVLAVGVAFVLPVFLVLLNFVGVLSAAAIIKAWRVAILVIVLFTAIATPAADIVSMFVLAIPMVLLYFAAYGVAVLHDRSAAKRQRRIDAELGSAGLA; encoded by the coding sequence ATGTCGCTCGGCGAGCACCTCGTCGAGTTGCGGAAACGTCTGTTCTACTCCGCCATCGGCATCATCGTCGGCATGGTCGCGGGCTTCATCGCCTCCGAGTGGATCATCGAGGCGATGAGCGCCCCCATCCTCGTCATCGCCGACGATCGCGGGCAGGCGTTCCTGAACTTCACCAACGTCACGAGCGCGTTCGACCTGCGCATGAAGATCGCCCTCACCGCCGGCGTCGTCCTGTCCAGCCCGGTGTGGCTCTACCAGATCTGGGCGTTCCTCGTGCCCGGCCTGACCCGCAAGGAGCTGAAATACGCGATCGGCTTCTTCGCGACCGCGGTGCCGTTGTTCCTGGCGGGCTGCTACGCGGGCTGGTTCGTGTTGCCGCACATCGTCGAGCTCATGCTCGGCTTCACCCCGACGGCGGCGGCCAACTTCCTCGACGCCACCACCTACTACGACTTCGTCCTGAAGCTGGTGCTCGCGGTCGGTGTCGCCTTCGTGCTGCCGGTGTTCCTCGTCCTGTTGAACTTCGTCGGTGTGCTCTCCGCAGCGGCGATCATCAAGGCGTGGCGGGTCGCGATCCTCGTGATCGTGCTCTTCACGGCCATCGCCACGCCCGCCGCCGACATCGTGTCGATGTTCGTCCTCGCGATCCCGATGGTCCTGTTGTACTTCGCGGCGTACGGCGTCGCCGTCCTCCACGACCGCAGTGCGGCCAAGCGGCAGCGACGCATCGACGCCGAACTCGGTAGCGCGGGGCTCGCATGA
- a CDS encoding HdeD family acid-resistance protein codes for MSEPSTTTYTLNSAKLTASQISGVRWAFAVGGILTILLGVFLLVAPKASLVAVAWIFAVYFLIAGIARIARGVVAREHGGLWRVLTIVFGVLLLAAGVYIFIDPLLGIGALVFVIGVSWIVEGVASLFDSAPDVSRWITILYGVISVVAGVFVLANPLLAAVTLLLVTAFFLIAAGVVEIIQAITFGKQVKRAGLAG; via the coding sequence ATGTCCGAACCGTCCACCACCACCTACACGCTGAACTCCGCCAAGCTGACCGCGAGCCAGATCTCCGGTGTCCGATGGGCCTTCGCCGTCGGAGGGATCCTCACGATCCTCTTGGGTGTCTTCCTGCTGGTCGCGCCGAAGGCCTCGCTGGTCGCCGTCGCGTGGATCTTCGCCGTCTACTTCCTGATCGCCGGGATCGCCCGCATCGCGCGTGGGGTCGTGGCCCGGGAGCACGGCGGACTCTGGCGGGTCCTCACGATCGTGTTCGGTGTGCTGCTGTTGGCCGCCGGCGTCTACATCTTCATCGATCCGCTGCTCGGCATCGGCGCACTCGTCTTCGTGATCGGTGTCTCCTGGATCGTCGAGGGCGTGGCTTCGCTGTTCGACTCGGCACCGGACGTGTCGCGGTGGATCACGATCCTCTACGGCGTCATCAGCGTCGTCGCCGGCGTGTTCGTCCTCGCGAACCCGCTGCTCGCCGCCGTGACCCTCCTGCTCGTCACCGCGTTCTTCCTCATCGCGGCCGGCGTCGTCGAGATCATCCAGGCGATCACGTTCGGTAAGCAGGTGAAGCGGGCCGGTCTCGCCGGCTGA
- the tatA gene encoding Sec-independent protein translocase subunit TatA: MFGNAFTGWHLVIILLIVLLLFGAPKLPGLARSVGQSMRIFKSEVKSMRDDEPASPDATGTVPPATSAPADQTPAATAPQKPTDPPVKP, translated from the coding sequence ATGTTCGGCAACGCATTCACCGGGTGGCACCTCGTCATCATCCTCCTCATCGTCCTGCTGCTGTTCGGAGCACCGAAGCTCCCGGGTCTCGCCCGCAGCGTCGGTCAGTCGATGCGGATCTTCAAGAGCGAGGTCAAGAGCATGCGCGACGACGAGCCCGCCTCGCCCGACGCGACGGGCACGGTTCCGCCCGCGACTTCGGCACCCGCCGACCAGACCCCGGCCGCGACGGCCCCGCAGAAGCCGACCGACCCGCCGGTCAAGCCGTAA
- a CDS encoding RNA polymerase-binding protein RbpA has translation MADRSLRGMRLGAQSLQTEEGVIFSARSNHIYRCQSCERETTMTFAADAEVPELWECRHCGAEAVLLVDSKPVVVDRGDVKTPRSHWDMLLERRSRDELEELLEERLSYLRARRGQQKSA, from the coding sequence ATGGCAGATCGCAGTTTGCGCGGAATGCGCCTGGGCGCCCAGAGTCTACAAACGGAAGAGGGCGTCATATTCTCGGCGCGGAGCAACCACATCTACCGGTGTCAGAGTTGCGAGCGCGAGACCACCATGACCTTCGCCGCCGACGCGGAAGTCCCCGAACTGTGGGAGTGCCGGCACTGCGGTGCGGAGGCCGTCCTCCTCGTCGACTCGAAGCCCGTCGTCGTCGACCGCGGTGACGTGAAGACGCCCCGCAGCCACTGGGACATGCTGCTCGAGCGCCGCTCGCGCGATGAGCTCGAGGAGCTGCTCGAAGAGCGCCTCTCATATCTCCGGGCCCGGCGCGGCCAGCAGAAGAGCGCGTGA
- a CDS encoding SPFH domain-containing protein, producing the protein MNDISSGAIIGWVIAAIVVVFVLVVLFRSIRIIPQASAGVVERLGKYHKTLMPGLNLLIPFIDRLRPLIDLREQVVSFPPQPVITEDNLVVSIDTVVYFQVTDARAATYEIANYLGAVEQLTTTTLRNVVGGLNLEEALTSRDEINSKLRIVLDEATGKWGIRVGRVELKAIDPPLSIQDSMEKQMRAERDRRALILTAEGTKQSAILTAEGARQAEILRAEGDAQAAVLRAQGEASAIQTVFKAIHDGDPDEKLLGYQYLQMLPKLAEGQANKLWVIPSELTEALKGIGSAFGPGNTRDPAATARAAAAAAQTPSFTTAPAASPQTPPAPTAPVQPEG; encoded by the coding sequence GTGAACGACATCTCATCAGGAGCGATCATCGGCTGGGTGATCGCGGCCATCGTCGTGGTCTTCGTGCTGGTGGTGCTGTTCCGATCCATCCGCATCATCCCGCAGGCGAGCGCCGGCGTGGTCGAGCGGCTCGGCAAGTACCACAAGACCCTCATGCCCGGGTTGAACCTGCTCATCCCGTTCATCGACCGGCTCCGGCCGCTCATCGATCTCCGAGAGCAGGTCGTCTCCTTCCCGCCGCAGCCGGTGATCACCGAGGACAACCTCGTCGTCTCGATCGACACGGTCGTCTACTTCCAGGTGACCGACGCCCGTGCCGCGACCTACGAGATCGCGAACTACCTGGGGGCCGTCGAGCAGCTGACCACGACGACGCTTCGAAACGTCGTCGGTGGGCTGAACCTCGAGGAGGCGCTGACGAGCCGCGACGAGATCAACAGCAAGCTCCGCATCGTGCTCGACGAGGCGACCGGTAAGTGGGGTATCCGCGTCGGACGCGTCGAGCTCAAGGCGATCGACCCGCCGCTCTCCATCCAGGACTCCATGGAGAAGCAGATGCGGGCCGAGCGTGACCGTCGAGCGCTCATCCTCACCGCCGAGGGCACCAAGCAGTCGGCGATCCTGACCGCCGAGGGTGCGCGGCAGGCCGAGATCCTCCGCGCCGAGGGTGATGCCCAGGCGGCTGTGCTCCGTGCTCAGGGTGAGGCGTCCGCCATCCAGACGGTGTTCAAGGCCATCCACGACGGTGACCCCGACGAGAAGCTCCTGGGCTACCAGTACCTGCAGATGCTCCCGAAGCTCGCGGAAGGCCAGGCGAACAAGCTCTGGGTCATCCCGAGCGAACTGACCGAGGCGCTCAAGGGCATCGGCTCCGCCTTCGGGCCGGGCAACACCCGCGACCCTGCGGCCACGGCACGGGCGGCGGCCGCAGCCGCGCAGACGCCCTCCTTCACCACGGCGCCGGCCGCGTCGCCCCAGACGCCACCGGCGCCGACGGCGCCCGTCCAGCCCGAGGGCTGA
- a CDS encoding glycerophosphodiester phosphodiesterase family protein produces the protein MTTAVLPYFRPARPRVLAHRGLAGPGVPENTLSSFRRALAAGAEYVETDAHCTRDGHAVLFHDPSLRRITGDPRPIADLELADLQRIDLGGDRIPTLSEALAEFPGARFNLDIKAAAAAAPAAAAIIGADAADRVLVTSFDEGRRSAIVRAVGMEAGADSVASSASARILLRVLPAAAIGLPEALRRSLAGVQALQVPERFRGVPVVTKRLLAQMHALGVEVHVWTVNDPADMRRLLDLGVDGLVTDRCDLALDVVRSR, from the coding sequence GTGACGACAGCGGTCCTCCCCTACTTCCGTCCCGCCCGCCCTCGGGTCCTCGCCCATCGAGGGCTGGCCGGGCCGGGGGTTCCCGAGAACACGCTGTCGTCCTTCCGTCGTGCCCTGGCCGCCGGCGCCGAGTACGTCGAGACCGATGCGCACTGCACGCGCGACGGACACGCCGTCCTCTTCCACGACCCGTCCCTGCGCCGCATCACGGGCGATCCGAGACCGATCGCCGACCTCGAACTCGCGGATCTCCAGCGGATCGACCTCGGCGGCGATCGCATCCCGACGTTGTCGGAGGCGCTGGCCGAGTTCCCCGGGGCGCGCTTCAACCTCGACATCAAGGCTGCTGCAGCGGCTGCTCCGGCAGCTGCCGCGATCATCGGCGCCGACGCCGCCGATCGGGTGCTCGTGACCTCCTTCGACGAAGGCAGACGTTCCGCGATCGTGCGGGCCGTGGGGATGGAGGCCGGTGCCGACTCCGTTGCCTCATCCGCGTCGGCCCGGATCCTGCTCCGCGTCCTCCCCGCAGCCGCCATCGGGCTCCCCGAAGCGCTCCGTCGGTCGCTCGCCGGTGTCCAGGCGCTCCAGGTGCCCGAACGGTTCCGCGGCGTGCCCGTCGTGACGAAGCGCCTCCTTGCACAGATGCACGCCCTCGGCGTCGAAGTGCACGTGTGGACGGTCAACGACCCCGCCGACATGCGACGCCTACTGGATCTCGGCGTCGACGGCCTCGTCACCGACCGCTGTGATCTCGCGCTCGACGTGGTCCGATCACGCTGA
- a CDS encoding DEAD/DEAH box helicase yields the protein MSDTASPAERYRAAAVRNATPRLQEFRARQRFDLDAFQLEACERIENGSSVLVAAPTGAGKTIVAEFAIALAMHGDRGKVFYTTPMKALSNQKFQELTAEYGSEHVGLLTGDTNVNGNARIVVMTTEVLRNMLYADSDALTDLAFVIMDEVHYLADRFRGAVWEEVIIHLPQAVRMVSLSATVSNAEEFGDWLQAVRGDTAVIVSEDRPVPLTQHVLMRNKLIDLFAAPSLADTHQVNPELVRMAQFGGRAPNSRQYKDISRYNQRRAPHRAEKLDRGHFVQMLDDHLLLPAIFFVFSRVGCDQAVKQVLRSGIRLTEAHERDEIRQIVDEHCRTLLDEDLAVLGYWEWLDGLERGVAAHHAGLLPAFKEVVEELFRRKLVKVVFATETLALGINMPARTVVLEKLEKFNGEARVPITPGEYTQITGRAGRRGIDVEGHAVIQWTEGLHPQSVASLASRRTYPLNSSFRPTYNMAVNLIDQFGRQRTRQILESSFAQFQADRAVVGIARKVREQESSLAGYEKSMSCHLGIFVEYAGIRRELTDLERKGEPNGSRASKDRRQRKLAELRKRMRAHACHVCPHREDHARWAERWFKLKKQTDQLRQQIQTRTGAVARVFDRVVDVLLEYEYLARDEHGAVVVAAPGRTLKRIYGERDLLVAECLRTGAWNDLDAASLAAMAAAIVYEPRREEQNTPERFLPRGPFRSALERTQDLWSRLDDSEREHRLPGSNPISTGLSLAMHQWAKGANLDTVLIEAELAAGDFVRWCKQTIDLLDQLRVVDGPVGRHSREALDSIRRGIVAYSSL from the coding sequence ATGAGCGACACCGCTTCGCCTGCCGAGCGGTATCGGGCAGCGGCGGTCCGGAACGCGACACCGAGGCTCCAGGAGTTCCGCGCGAGGCAGCGTTTCGACCTTGACGCGTTCCAACTCGAGGCGTGCGAGCGGATCGAGAACGGCAGCAGCGTCCTCGTCGCCGCACCGACGGGGGCCGGTAAGACCATCGTCGCCGAGTTCGCGATCGCCCTCGCCATGCACGGCGACCGCGGCAAGGTCTTCTACACCACGCCGATGAAGGCGCTCAGCAACCAGAAGTTCCAGGAACTCACCGCCGAGTACGGGTCCGAGCACGTCGGCCTGCTCACGGGCGACACGAACGTGAACGGCAACGCCCGCATCGTCGTCATGACGACCGAGGTCCTCCGCAACATGCTGTACGCGGACTCCGACGCGCTGACCGATCTCGCCTTCGTCATCATGGACGAGGTGCACTACCTGGCGGACCGGTTCCGCGGAGCGGTGTGGGAGGAGGTCATCATCCACCTCCCGCAGGCCGTCCGGATGGTGTCGCTGAGCGCGACCGTGTCGAACGCCGAGGAGTTCGGCGACTGGCTGCAGGCCGTCCGCGGTGACACCGCCGTGATCGTGTCCGAGGATCGCCCGGTGCCGCTCACCCAGCACGTGCTGATGCGGAACAAGCTCATCGACCTGTTCGCCGCGCCGAGCCTCGCCGACACCCACCAGGTCAACCCGGAGCTCGTCCGTATGGCGCAGTTCGGTGGCCGTGCACCGAACAGTCGTCAGTACAAGGACATCAGCCGCTACAACCAGCGCCGAGCCCCGCATCGGGCCGAGAAGCTCGACCGCGGGCATTTCGTCCAGATGCTCGACGACCACCTCCTGCTCCCGGCGATCTTCTTCGTCTTCAGCCGCGTCGGGTGCGACCAGGCGGTGAAGCAGGTCCTCCGTTCCGGCATCAGGCTGACCGAGGCGCACGAACGCGACGAGATCCGTCAGATCGTCGACGAGCACTGTCGGACCCTGCTCGACGAGGACCTCGCCGTCCTCGGCTACTGGGAGTGGCTCGATGGTCTGGAGCGGGGCGTCGCCGCCCACCACGCCGGTCTCCTGCCGGCGTTCAAGGAGGTCGTCGAGGAGCTCTTCCGGCGGAAGCTCGTGAAGGTCGTCTTCGCGACCGAGACCCTCGCGCTCGGCATCAACATGCCGGCCAGGACGGTCGTCCTCGAGAAGCTCGAGAAGTTCAACGGTGAGGCACGCGTCCCGATCACCCCGGGGGAGTACACCCAGATCACCGGGCGCGCCGGACGCCGTGGCATCGACGTCGAGGGCCACGCCGTGATCCAGTGGACCGAGGGGCTGCACCCGCAGTCCGTCGCCTCGCTGGCCTCCCGACGCACCTACCCGCTCAACTCCAGCTTCCGCCCGACCTACAACATGGCGGTCAACCTGATCGACCAGTTCGGCCGTCAACGCACCCGGCAGATCCTCGAGTCGTCCTTCGCACAGTTCCAGGCGGACCGGGCCGTCGTCGGGATCGCCCGGAAGGTGCGCGAGCAGGAGTCCTCGCTCGCCGGCTACGAGAAGTCCATGTCGTGCCACCTCGGGATCTTCGTCGAGTACGCGGGAATCCGGCGCGAGCTCACGGACCTCGAACGCAAAGGCGAGCCGAACGGCTCGCGCGCGTCGAAGGACCGTCGCCAACGCAAGCTCGCCGAACTCCGCAAGCGCATGCGGGCTCACGCCTGCCACGTCTGCCCGCATCGCGAGGACCACGCTCGCTGGGCGGAACGATGGTTCAAGCTCAAGAAGCAGACCGACCAGCTGCGACAGCAGATCCAGACGCGGACGGGCGCGGTCGCGCGCGTGTTCGACCGGGTCGTCGACGTGCTGCTCGAGTACGAGTACCTGGCACGCGACGAGCACGGCGCGGTCGTCGTCGCGGCTCCCGGACGCACCTTGAAGCGCATCTACGGAGAACGGGACCTCCTCGTGGCGGAATGCCTGCGCACCGGTGCGTGGAACGACCTCGACGCCGCATCCCTCGCCGCGATGGCCGCCGCGATCGTGTACGAACCACGGCGCGAGGAGCAGAACACCCCGGAACGCTTCCTGCCCCGCGGCCCGTTCCGGTCCGCACTCGAACGGACGCAGGACCTCTGGAGTCGGCTCGACGACAGCGAACGGGAGCACCGCCTCCCGGGGAGCAACCCGATCTCGACCGGACTCTCGCTCGCCATGCACCAGTGGGCCAAGGGCGCGAACCTCGACACGGTGCTCATCGAGGCGGAACTCGCCGCCGGGGACTTCGTGCGGTGGTGCAAGCAGACCATCGACCTGCTCGATCAGCTCCGCGTCGTCGACGGACCGGTGGGCCGTCATTCGCGCGAGGCGCTCGACTCGATCCGACGCGGCATCGTCGCGTACAGCTCGCTGTGA
- a CDS encoding SDR family oxidoreductase: protein MTNPLAAGSLSGKNVLVTGSSRGIGADTIRYFAGAGANVVINYRNKEARAVKLADEVRALGVQAVVVGADLTDPASVAAMFATTKAELGDLDVLVLNASGGMESGMAEDYAMQLNRDAQVSVVEHALPLLRPGSRIVFVTSHQAHFIRTTPTMPEYVPVATSKRAGEDALRAKQDQFDAAGVEFVVVSGDMIEGTITATLLERANPGAISSRKESAGRLYNVGEFAAEVASAAVDPIPEDHTRYVGDTSDFIAE, encoded by the coding sequence GTGACGAACCCCCTGGCCGCCGGATCACTCTCCGGGAAGAACGTCCTCGTGACGGGCTCCTCCCGCGGCATCGGTGCCGACACCATCCGGTACTTCGCCGGTGCCGGCGCCAACGTCGTGATCAACTACCGGAACAAGGAGGCTCGCGCCGTCAAGCTCGCCGACGAGGTGCGAGCCCTCGGTGTGCAGGCCGTGGTGGTCGGAGCCGACCTCACCGACCCCGCGTCGGTCGCCGCGATGTTCGCGACGACGAAGGCCGAACTCGGCGACCTCGACGTCCTGGTGCTGAACGCCTCCGGTGGGATGGAGAGCGGCATGGCCGAGGACTACGCCATGCAGCTCAACCGCGACGCACAGGTGAGCGTCGTCGAACACGCCCTCCCGCTGCTCCGCCCCGGCTCGCGGATCGTGTTTGTCACGAGCCACCAGGCGCACTTCATCCGGACCACGCCGACGATGCCCGAGTACGTGCCGGTCGCGACCTCCAAGCGCGCGGGCGAGGACGCACTCCGGGCCAAGCAGGACCAGTTCGATGCCGCCGGTGTCGAGTTCGTGGTCGTCTCGGGCGACATGATCGAGGGGACCATCACCGCGACGCTCCTCGAACGTGCCAACCCCGGTGCGATCAGCTCCCGCAAGGAGTCGGCCGGTCGCCTCTACAACGTGGGCGAGTTCGCGGCCGAGGTCGCCTCGGCCGCCGTGGACCCGATCCCCGAGGACCACACCCGCTACGTGGGGGACACGAGCGACTTCATCGCCGAGTAG
- a CDS encoding helix-turn-helix transcriptional regulator, with product MAKRPAAPRAQDKLIFLLSLVPYLIDRERVTVDEAARHFGLSPRQIREAVELLTVSGVPGDTRQYLAGDLFDIDWGSFEEDDEIVLTHRVALDDSPRFSAREASALIAGLQSLQRLPEFVDSDVIGGVMAKLARGASSAPGQLAVTESYSAHAVGIIRSALAAGHSVAFDYVDASGATEARLVDPLRLESQDQDWYLYGWCHLREATRRFRLDRMTELRETDAEVVFREADVVVPTALFEPSDSDRNVTVLVRRSVLPLIDDYVVAVDSAPGGPAAREDADVEVTATLRLAHHHGLKRLVAAHPGLITVLGPADARDAVADWAAAGLAQYRTTSGS from the coding sequence GTGGCTAAGCGACCGGCGGCGCCCCGCGCCCAGGACAAGCTGATCTTCCTCCTCTCGCTCGTGCCGTACCTCATCGACCGCGAGCGGGTAACGGTCGACGAGGCCGCGCGGCATTTCGGCCTGTCCCCGCGCCAGATCCGCGAAGCGGTCGAGCTCCTGACGGTGTCCGGCGTGCCGGGCGACACCCGGCAGTACCTCGCCGGCGACCTCTTCGACATCGACTGGGGCAGCTTCGAGGAGGACGACGAGATCGTCCTCACCCACCGGGTCGCGCTCGACGACAGTCCTCGCTTCTCAGCCCGCGAGGCCTCGGCCCTCATCGCCGGTCTGCAGTCGCTCCAGCGCCTCCCCGAGTTCGTCGACAGCGACGTCATCGGGGGCGTGATGGCGAAACTCGCCCGCGGGGCGTCGTCGGCTCCGGGCCAGCTCGCGGTCACCGAGTCCTACTCCGCGCACGCGGTGGGCATCATCCGGTCGGCTCTGGCCGCCGGCCACAGCGTCGCGTTCGACTACGTCGATGCGAGCGGGGCGACCGAGGCGAGACTGGTGGACCCACTGCGTCTCGAATCCCAGGACCAGGACTGGTACCTCTACGGGTGGTGCCACCTGCGCGAGGCGACGCGTCGCTTCCGGCTCGATCGGATGACCGAGCTGCGCGAGACCGATGCCGAGGTCGTGTTCCGCGAAGCGGACGTCGTCGTCCCGACCGCGTTGTTCGAGCCGAGCGACTCCGATCGCAACGTCACCGTGCTCGTCCGACGCTCGGTCCTCCCGCTCATCGACGACTACGTGGTCGCCGTCGACAGCGCGCCAGGTGGCCCCGCAGCCCGCGAAGACGCCGATGTCGAGGTCACCGCGACCCTGCGCCTCGCTCACCATCACGGCCTCAAACGACTGGTCGCCGCGCACCCCGGGCTCATCACGGTGCTCGGGCCGGCGGACGCGCGCGACGCGGTCGCCGATTGGGCGGCCGCCGGTCTCGCGCAGTACCGCACGACATCCGGTAGCTGA
- a CDS encoding NfeD family protein has translation MDVITEYAWIAWLVLILVFVIIEILSLEFTFLMLALGGTVGLLSGLLGAPWWLQLLIAAAAALLLLLAVRPPLLRALQRGADPARSNVDALLGMPGIVLATVTPHAGQVKLGNGEVWTARTPHDSPASSLEPGTRIVLSVVDGATAVVVPVPTHPAPLGEQKE, from the coding sequence ATGGACGTCATCACCGAGTACGCCTGGATCGCCTGGTTGGTCCTCATCCTCGTGTTCGTCATCATCGAGATCCTGTCACTCGAGTTCACCTTCCTCATGCTCGCGCTCGGTGGCACCGTCGGGCTGCTCTCCGGCCTCCTCGGCGCTCCATGGTGGCTCCAGCTGCTCATCGCGGCCGCTGCCGCCCTCCTCCTCCTGTTGGCCGTCAGGCCGCCGCTGCTCCGAGCGCTGCAACGCGGCGCGGACCCGGCGAGGAGCAACGTCGACGCACTCCTCGGCATGCCGGGGATCGTCCTCGCGACGGTGACCCCGCACGCTGGCCAGGTCAAGCTCGGCAACGGCGAGGTCTGGACCGCCAGGACCCCGCACGACTCCCCCGCGTCGTCGCTCGAGCCCGGCACGCGCATCGTCCTGTCCGTCGTCGACGGTGCCACCGCCGTCGTCGTCCCCGTCCCGACCCACCCGGCACCGCTGGGCGAGCAGAAGGAGTAG